From a single Cyprinus carpio isolate SPL01 unplaced genomic scaffold, ASM1834038v1 S000006728, whole genome shotgun sequence genomic region:
- the si:dkey-56d12.4 gene encoding uncharacterized protein si:dkey-56d12.4: MSSVICSVRGCHNNWIKRREQLHQLCFEHDVKRLECCGALYNLHPPLKEEEHLRQWLKVLNLKHPPKRPYVCSYHFMDGRPNDEHPYPKKWLGYDVPVKKSRRVLKRLSESDVSMTTSDAVDNCEGDHIHMTLNCDAETQWEDPSVSDHNYSTKSQLSLKPPTSDMGTQCTESVPLYITLLKKNNLCQLYTGLTLDAFHSVAEHLTRSSSYTNSFQLHTCDQVLMTLMKLQLNLLQGDLAERFGVSQSIVSKIISCWIDIMEENMRDHIPWLPRETIQSTKPQCFREQFPNTTCVIDCSETPLQKPRNLDSRGESYSHYYGQNTIKYLVSIAPCGLIMFISPAYGGRCSDKFITANSGFLEYLRPGDEVMADRGFTITDLLYERKVKLVIPAFTKRGMQLSEEDTTNTRRIANVRVHVERVICRLKNFKILSQTVPINLTPKIYKILRICAALCNLRSDIISDVADECVDL; encoded by the exons ATGTCAAGTGTTATATGCTCAGTTAGGGGCTGCCATAACAATTGGATTAAGAGAAGAGAACAATTGCACCAACTTTGTTTCGAACACGATGTGAAGCGGTTGGAGTGTTGTGGGGCACTTTACAATTTACACCCACCACTTAAAGAAGAGGAGCACCTGAGGCAATGGCTGAAGGTGCTAAATTTGAAGCACCCACCAAAGCGCCCTTACGTGTGTTCGTACCATTTTATGGACGGGAGGCCGAATGACGAACACCCTTACCCCAAGAAATGGCTCGGTTACGATGTCCCGGTAAAGAAGTCACGCCGGGTGCTGAAAAGATTGTCAGAATCAG ATGTATCGATGACCACCAGTGATGCAGTGGACAACTGTGAGGGTGATCACATCCACATGACCCTGAACTGTGATGCAGAAACACAATGGGAGGATCCATCTGTCTCTGATCACAACTACAGTACAAAATCACAACTCAGCCTGAAGCCACCTACATCTGATATGGGAACACAATGCACTGAGTCGGTGCCATTGTACATaactctgctgaaaaaaaacaacctttgtcAGCTCTACACAGGGTTGACATTGGATGCATTTCATTCAGTTGCCGAGCACCTTACCAGGTCCAGTTCATACACCAACAGCTTCCAGCTACACACTTGCGATCAGGTCCTGATGACTCTGATGAAGCTACAACTTAATTTATTGCAGGGTGATCTTGCTGAAAGGTTTGGTGTTTCTCAGTCCATTGTAAGCAAGATTATTTCATGTTGGATTGACATCATGGAGGAGAACATGAGGGATCACATACCATGGCTTCCCAGGGAGACAATCCAGTCAACAAAGCCTCAGTGTTTCAGAGAACAATTCCCAAATACAACATGTGTGATCGACTGTTCAGAGACACCCCTTCAAAAGCCACGCAACCTTGACTCAAGAGGCGAGTCCTACAGCCATTACTACGGCCAGAACACCATCAAATATCTGGTCTCTATTGCACCATGTGGACTGATCATGTTCATCTCACCAGCGTATGGAGGAAGGTGCAGTGACAAATTCATAACTGCAAATTCAGGGTTCCTGGAATACCTTCGTCCAGGTGATGAAGTAATGGCAGACAGAGGCTTCACCATTACCGATCTCCTGTATGAAAGGAAGGTGAAACTCGTCATTCCAGCATTCACCAAGAGAGGCATGCAACTCTCTGAAGAAGACACCACCAACACTAGGCGCATTGCCAATGTACGTGTCCATGTTGAGCGGGTCATATGCCGACTGAAAAACTTCAAAATCCTTTCTCAAACAGTTCCAATTAACCTCACCcctaaaatttataaaattttgagAATTTGTGCAGCCCTGTGTAACCTTCGCAGCGACATAATTTCTGATGTAGCAGATGAATGTGTTGATTTGTAG